From a single Maritimibacter sp. DP1N21-5 genomic region:
- a CDS encoding ABC transporter ATP-binding protein, with the protein MDVELRGITKRFGSVVANDKVDLHIRAGEVLGLLGENGAGKSTMMNMLSGLYTPDEGKILIDGKPVVFDGPGDGIEAGIGMVHQHFMLVPVFTVAENVVLGVEPTGKLGYLDIKRARRQVEEINEKYGLHVPPDELIEDLPVGIQQRVEILKVLFRSADVLILDEPTAVLTPQEVREFFGIVESLKEAGKAIVFITHKLHEVLEISDRIAVLRQGRITGHGDPKELTEADLAEMMVGRPVSFTVEKDLAKPGRDMLVMKDVTMLDETDEKVLDRVSITVRSGEVVGIAGVQGNGQTELVEAITGLERVASGKITFDGSDITTASVRERHRLGMAHIPEDRHKSGMVDSFTVAENMVLNTYYSEDYSKGWAIDWNKVSETAARFCVDFDVRTPSVFLEGGSLSGGNQQKMVVARELERQTKLVIASQPTRGVDVGSIEYIHKRLVMSRDEGDGVVIVSSELDEIMGLADRIYVMFDGRIVAEFDNTGGKADRNAVGLAMAGAHEGNKNSDNGAAA; encoded by the coding sequence ATGGACGTCGAGCTGCGCGGGATTACCAAGCGCTTCGGATCTGTCGTGGCGAACGACAAGGTGGACCTGCATATTCGCGCGGGCGAAGTGCTGGGGCTGCTTGGCGAGAACGGCGCCGGTAAATCCACCATGATGAACATGCTCTCGGGGCTCTACACACCCGACGAGGGCAAGATCCTGATCGACGGCAAGCCCGTGGTCTTCGACGGTCCCGGCGACGGGATCGAAGCGGGGATCGGCATGGTGCACCAGCACTTCATGCTCGTGCCCGTGTTCACCGTGGCCGAGAACGTGGTTCTGGGCGTGGAGCCGACCGGCAAGCTTGGCTATCTCGACATCAAGCGCGCGCGCCGTCAGGTCGAGGAAATCAACGAGAAATACGGGCTGCATGTGCCGCCTGACGAATTGATCGAGGACCTCCCCGTGGGCATCCAGCAGCGGGTCGAGATCCTCAAGGTGCTGTTTCGCTCGGCCGATGTGCTGATCCTCGACGAACCGACCGCCGTGCTCACGCCGCAGGAGGTGCGCGAGTTCTTCGGTATCGTCGAGAGCCTCAAGGAAGCGGGAAAAGCGATCGTCTTCATCACCCACAAGCTGCATGAAGTTCTGGAGATTTCGGACCGGATCGCGGTGCTTCGTCAGGGGCGGATCACCGGGCATGGCGATCCCAAGGAACTGACCGAGGCGGACCTCGCCGAGATGATGGTGGGCCGCCCGGTGAGCTTCACGGTCGAGAAGGACCTCGCCAAGCCCGGTCGCGACATGCTGGTGATGAAGGACGTCACCATGCTCGACGAGACCGACGAGAAGGTGCTCGACCGGGTCTCGATCACCGTGCGCTCGGGCGAGGTCGTGGGCATCGCGGGCGTGCAGGGCAACGGGCAGACTGAACTGGTCGAGGCAATCACCGGGCTCGAACGGGTGGCATCGGGCAAGATCACCTTCGACGGGTCCGACATCACGACCGCCAGCGTGCGCGAGCGTCACAGGCTGGGTATGGCCCATATTCCCGAGGACCGGCACAAGTCGGGGATGGTGGACAGTTTCACCGTGGCCGAGAACATGGTGCTGAATACCTACTATTCCGAGGACTACTCCAAGGGCTGGGCCATCGACTGGAACAAGGTGAGCGAGACCGCCGCCCGTTTCTGCGTCGATTTCGACGTGCGCACGCCGAGCGTCTTTCTGGAGGGCGGCAGCCTGTCAGGCGGCAACCAGCAGAAGATGGTCGTGGCGCGCGAGCTCGAACGCCAGACGAAGCTGGTCATCGCCTCTCAGCCCACGCGGGGCGTGGACGTGGGCTCTATCGAATACATCCACAAGCGGCTCGTCATGTCGCGTGACGAAGGCGACGGGGTCGTCATCGTGTCCTCGGAACTCGACGAGATCATGGGGCTCGCCGACCGGATCTATGTCATGTTCGACGGCCGGATCGTGGCCGAGTTCGACAACACCGGCGGCAAGGCCGACCGCAACGCCGTGGGTCTTGCCATGGCGGGCGCACATGAGGGCAACAAGAACTCTGACAACGGAGCGGCGGCATGA
- a CDS encoding BMP family protein, which translates to MTLISKLSVRTGLAAALMAGTVMTAQAFTACQVTDTGGIDDAGFNQTAWKGVQDAMAANSEVEGRFLESQAETDYEANINSLISEQCDVIITVGFLMGDATKTAAEANPDVKFSIVDFAYDPTIPNVLGQVFATDQGAFLAGYLAAGMSETGVIGTFGGINIPPVTAFMDGLYYGVQYYNEQKGTDVQVLGWNPESKEGLFTGNFDSLDDGRAFAQNLYDEGADIVMPVAGPVGLGSATLAKELGTDELKIIGVDADQTQTDPENSDVYLTSVLKRMDSTVTQVIDMAMDDSFEGGLTVGTLENDGVGLAGFGAFDGEVPDELKAELEAVKAGIIDGSITVGM; encoded by the coding sequence ATGACGTTGATTAGCAAACTCTCGGTGCGCACGGGGCTGGCCGCCGCCCTCATGGCCGGCACGGTGATGACCGCGCAGGCCTTTACCGCCTGTCAGGTGACCGACACCGGCGGTATCGACGACGCGGGCTTCAACCAGACGGCCTGGAAGGGCGTTCAGGACGCGATGGCGGCCAATTCCGAGGTCGAGGGCCGGTTCCTCGAAAGTCAGGCGGAAACCGATTACGAAGCCAACATCAACTCGCTCATTTCCGAGCAGTGCGACGTGATCATCACCGTGGGCTTCCTGATGGGCGACGCCACGAAGACGGCTGCCGAAGCGAACCCCGACGTCAAGTTCTCGATCGTCGACTTCGCCTATGACCCGACGATCCCGAACGTGCTGGGCCAGGTCTTCGCCACCGACCAGGGCGCCTTTCTCGCGGGCTACCTTGCCGCCGGCATGTCGGAAACCGGCGTGATCGGCACCTTCGGCGGGATCAACATTCCGCCGGTGACGGCCTTCATGGACGGGCTCTACTACGGCGTTCAGTATTACAACGAACAGAAGGGCACCGACGTGCAGGTTCTGGGCTGGAACCCGGAATCGAAGGAAGGGCTCTTCACCGGCAACTTCGACAGCCTCGATGACGGTCGTGCCTTTGCGCAGAACCTTTACGACGAAGGCGCGGACATCGTGATGCCGGTCGCGGGTCCCGTGGGCCTCGGCTCGGCCACCCTCGCCAAGGAGCTTGGCACGGACGAGCTCAAGATCATCGGCGTGGACGCGGACCAGACCCAAACCGACCCCGAAAACTCCGACGTCTATCTGACCTCGGTCCTCAAGCGCATGGATTCGACCGTGACGCAGGTCATCGACATGGCGATGGACGACAGCTTTGAAGGCGGGCTCACCGTCGGTACGCTCGAGAACGACGGCGTGGGCCTCGCGGGCTTCGGCGCCTTCGACGGCGAAGTGCCGGACGAGCTCAAGGCCGAACTCGAAGCCGTGAAAGCCGGCATCATCGACGGTTCGATTACGGTCGGCATGTAA
- a CDS encoding TAXI family TRAP transporter solute-binding subunit codes for MNMLRTAALAATMTFGATAVSAQTQLSIATGGTGGVYYPMGGGLAEVINNHVEGYSATAEVTGASVENMGLIATGDADLAIALADTVQQAYMGTGRFEGQQLPMVRAVGSLYANMVQIVTLADSGITSIADLAGKRVSVGAPGSGTEVNAMTLLDANGISFDDFDAQRLNFNETTDALNNGDIDAGFLSVGAPTSSILNLATTKDIAMVALTQEQVDAAMGADPTFAALALPGGTYDGVADDVMTVGVPNVLVVSSEMDEETVYQITKAMYENIAEMQAVHPAANETTVDFTMNATPVPLHAGALRYFEEAGATIPDKLRE; via the coding sequence ATGAATATGCTACGCACCGCCGCACTCGCGGCGACCATGACCTTTGGCGCGACCGCCGTTTCGGCACAGACCCAGCTTTCCATTGCCACCGGCGGCACCGGCGGCGTCTATTACCCGATGGGCGGCGGCCTTGCCGAGGTTATCAACAACCACGTCGAGGGATATTCTGCGACTGCCGAAGTTACCGGCGCCTCGGTCGAAAACATGGGGCTGATCGCCACCGGTGACGCCGACCTCGCCATCGCGCTCGCCGATACGGTGCAGCAGGCCTACATGGGCACGGGTCGCTTCGAGGGCCAGCAGCTTCCGATGGTCCGTGCCGTTGGGTCGCTTTATGCCAACATGGTCCAGATCGTGACCCTCGCGGACAGCGGCATCACCTCGATCGCCGACCTTGCCGGCAAACGCGTGTCGGTCGGCGCGCCGGGGTCGGGCACCGAGGTCAACGCCATGACGCTCCTCGACGCGAACGGCATCAGCTTCGACGATTTCGACGCCCAGCGCCTGAACTTCAACGAAACCACGGATGCGCTCAACAACGGCGACATCGACGCGGGCTTCCTGTCGGTGGGCGCGCCGACCTCGTCGATCCTGAACCTCGCCACCACCAAGGACATCGCCATGGTGGCCCTCACGCAGGAACAGGTGGACGCCGCCATGGGCGCAGACCCTACCTTCGCTGCGCTCGCCCTGCCCGGCGGAACCTATGACGGTGTCGCCGACGACGTAATGACCGTGGGCGTGCCCAACGTGCTGGTCGTCTCTTCCGAGATGGACGAGGAGACCGTCTACCAGATCACCAAGGCCATGTATGAAAACATCGCCGAGATGCAGGCGGTTCACCCGGCGGCGAACGAGACCACCGTGGACTTCACCATGAACGCGACACCCGTTCCGCTTCACGCCGGGGCCCTGCGGTACTTCGAGGAAGCGGGCGCGACCATCCCGGACAAGCTGCGCGAGTGA
- a CDS encoding DUF1850 domain-containing protein, with protein MATVLPDGPEIARLEVPEGAGWCMLWRHSVQGFEVQDCYENRAGHMVLTRSHQPDFAAGLGHIDGRGIQTSDGAGGYWIEAIDEPVPGDAYVLRPGTMKVDHRLSAASGEVSLSARAAHERVLISLED; from the coding sequence GTGGCCACCGTTCTCCCGGACGGCCCCGAGATCGCGCGGCTGGAGGTGCCCGAAGGTGCCGGGTGGTGCATGCTCTGGCGCCATTCCGTTCAGGGCTTCGAGGTGCAGGACTGTTACGAAAATCGGGCCGGACACATGGTGCTCACCCGGTCCCATCAACCCGATTTCGCCGCCGGCCTTGGCCATATCGACGGGCGCGGCATCCAGACCTCGGACGGTGCTGGCGGCTACTGGATCGAAGCCATCGACGAACCCGTGCCCGGCGACGCCTATGTGCTGCGCCCCGGCACGATGAAGGTCGATCACCGCCTGTCCGCCGCCTCGGGCGAGGTCTCGCTTTCCGCCCGGGCCGCGCACGAACGGGTGCTCATTTCGCTGGAAGACTGA
- a CDS encoding TRAP transporter permease, with the protein MTDKTSEMPQPPSDGPVYLPQPKPVLRIITVVGIALSLFQLYAAGIQPLGLFFQRPIHLGFILVLAFLMFPITGKRPRGVIGWLIDGPLILCGILVGYWVPANIDAIANAIVPRQIDVTVGIVTVLVVLEAARRAIGLGMTIVGVVFILYAFAGNRGELPFLADLMPGILNHRGYSLDRLASQLTLGAEGLYGIPLGVAATFIFVFVLFGAFLEVTGAGKFFIDLAYAATGRQRGGPAKAAVIASAGMGSISGSAIANVVTTGAFTIPLMKKLGYRPAQAGGIEAAASTGGQIMPPLMGAGAFLMSEFTRTPYIDIVLVSIFPAVLYFGAVYLLVHIAAVKQGMTGLPAADLPKVRDVLAEGWHFLLPLVALVWFLVQGYSPMRVGYYAILAVIAAAVLRGVMNWVSEGASMQGLVALTKAGVIKTGEALELGARNAVAVSMACAVAGIVVGVVGLTGLGLKFSAMMLAFSGGNILLALILVILASLILGMGLPVTAAYIVLIILVGPALTEDFGVPLLVAHLVVFWWSQDSNVTPPVALAGFAGAAIARASPMETSVQAWKYAKGLYLIPLFMVFNPVIIQGGPLPLVLWNGLIVVMALVAFAATLEGFMFAPMPIWQRLLLVPAVVAVFWQSVPVEAAGAAIIALVLGMNWIAGRSKPAPVTP; encoded by the coding sequence ATGACGGACAAGACATCCGAGATGCCGCAGCCCCCGTCAGACGGGCCCGTCTATCTGCCGCAGCCCAAGCCGGTCTTGCGTATCATCACGGTCGTCGGCATCGCGCTCTCGCTGTTTCAGCTCTATGCCGCCGGCATCCAGCCACTGGGCCTTTTCTTCCAGCGTCCTATCCACCTTGGCTTCATCCTCGTCCTCGCCTTTCTGATGTTCCCCATCACAGGCAAGCGTCCGCGCGGTGTCATCGGATGGCTTATCGACGGGCCGTTGATCCTTTGCGGCATCCTCGTCGGCTACTGGGTGCCCGCCAACATCGACGCCATCGCCAATGCCATCGTGCCGCGCCAGATCGACGTCACCGTGGGGATCGTCACGGTCCTCGTCGTGCTCGAGGCTGCGCGCCGCGCCATTGGCCTCGGCATGACCATCGTGGGCGTCGTTTTCATCCTCTATGCATTCGCGGGCAACCGGGGCGAACTTCCGTTCCTGGCCGACCTCATGCCCGGCATCCTCAATCACCGGGGGTATTCGCTCGACCGCCTCGCCAGCCAGCTCACGCTCGGGGCCGAAGGGCTTTACGGCATCCCGCTGGGCGTGGCCGCCACCTTCATCTTCGTTTTCGTCCTCTTCGGGGCCTTCCTCGAGGTCACCGGCGCGGGCAAGTTCTTCATCGACCTCGCCTATGCCGCCACGGGTCGCCAGCGCGGCGGACCTGCCAAGGCCGCCGTGATCGCCAGCGCCGGCATGGGGTCGATCTCGGGCTCGGCCATTGCCAACGTGGTGACTACCGGGGCCTTCACCATCCCGCTCATGAAGAAACTCGGCTACCGCCCCGCGCAGGCCGGCGGGATCGAGGCCGCCGCCTCGACCGGCGGGCAGATCATGCCGCCGCTCATGGGCGCGGGGGCCTTCCTCATGTCCGAGTTCACGCGCACGCCCTATATCGACATCGTCCTCGTCTCGATCTTTCCGGCCGTGCTTTACTTCGGCGCCGTCTATCTGCTCGTCCATATCGCCGCCGTGAAACAGGGGATGACCGGCCTCCCCGCTGCGGACCTGCCCAAGGTGCGGGACGTGCTGGCGGAGGGGTGGCATTTCCTTCTGCCCCTCGTCGCGCTCGTCTGGTTCCTCGTTCAGGGCTATTCCCCGATGCGCGTGGGCTACTACGCCATCCTCGCTGTCATTGCCGCCGCCGTTCTGCGCGGGGTCATGAACTGGGTCTCCGAGGGGGCGTCGATGCAGGGTCTCGTCGCACTGACGAAGGCCGGCGTGATCAAGACCGGCGAAGCGCTGGAGCTTGGCGCGCGCAATGCCGTCGCCGTGTCCATGGCCTGTGCCGTGGCGGGGATCGTGGTCGGCGTCGTGGGACTGACGGGTCTGGGCCTCAAATTCTCGGCCATGATGCTCGCCTTCTCCGGCGGAAACATCCTGCTCGCGCTCATCCTCGTCATCCTCGCCTCGCTCATCCTCGGGATGGGGCTTCCGGTGACGGCCGCCTATATCGTCCTCATCATCCTCGTCGGCCCGGCCCTGACCGAGGATTTCGGCGTGCCGCTCCTCGTCGCGCATCTGGTCGTCTTCTGGTGGTCGCAGGATTCGAACGTCACGCCACCGGTGGCGCTGGCGGGCTTTGCGGGCGCGGCCATCGCGCGGGCTTCGCCGATGGAGACCTCGGTTCAGGCGTGGAAATACGCCAAAGGGCTCTACCTCATCCCGCTCTTCATGGTGTTCAACCCGGTGATCATCCAAGGCGGCCCCCTGCCGCTGGTCCTGTGGAACGGGCTCATCGTCGTCATGGCGCTGGTCGCTTTCGCCGCGACGCTGGAAGGATTCATGTTCGCCCCGATGCCCATCTGGCAGCGCCTGCTGCTGGTGCCTGCCGTGGTCGCTGTGTTCTGGCAATCGGTGCCGGTCGAGGCTGCGGGCGCGGCAATCATCGCACTCGTGCTCGGGATGAACTGGATCGCGGGACGATCAAAGCCCGCGCCTGTCACGCCCTAG
- a CDS encoding AMP-binding protein, producing MNPALWLARAATRTPEAPALFHGTDLVATYSALDRDAAAIGAGLVAKGIGPGDRVAIFLSNSPEFLPILFGIWYVGATAVPINAKLHPKEVAYILTASDAGLAFVKDADAFPEASIPLIEPNGDAFSAVRATAPLDAPQVMNPDDTLWLFYTSGTTGRPKGAQLTGANLAAMSLAYLADVDRVDPGDAALYAAPMSHGAGLYALVHVLMGARHVIPNSGGFDPAEIFDLAAHHNNVSMFAAPTMVKRMVEAARVTGTTGHGIKTVVYGGGPMYVADIKAALDTFGPKFVQIYGQGEAPMAITALSREDIAESTHPDWDRRLASVGRAQSVGAIAILDPDGEPLPPGETGEIAVKGPIVMAGYLDAPEANARAFRDGWLLTGDVGHLDPDGYLTLHDRAKDMIISGGSNIYPREVEEALLTHPGVTEVSVVGEAHPEWGEIVVAFVVGTATPEDLDATCTASIARFKKPKRYLFVPELPKNNYGKVLKTELRAMLEDQRGA from the coding sequence ATGAATCCAGCGCTCTGGCTCGCCCGGGCGGCGACGCGCACCCCCGAAGCCCCCGCGCTGTTTCATGGCACCGACCTTGTCGCAACCTACAGCGCCTTGGACCGTGACGCGGCAGCCATCGGGGCGGGTCTGGTCGCGAAGGGGATCGGCCCCGGCGACCGCGTGGCGATCTTCCTGTCCAACAGCCCCGAGTTCCTCCCGATCCTCTTCGGCATCTGGTATGTCGGGGCCACCGCCGTGCCGATCAATGCGAAACTGCATCCGAAAGAGGTGGCCTATATCCTGACCGCCTCTGACGCTGGCCTCGCCTTCGTGAAGGACGCAGACGCATTCCCCGAGGCGTCCATTCCCCTGATCGAGCCGAACGGTGACGCCTTCTCGGCGGTCAGGGCCACCGCGCCCCTCGACGCGCCCCAAGTGATGAACCCTGACGACACGCTCTGGCTCTTCTATACCTCCGGCACCACAGGCCGACCAAAGGGCGCCCAGCTGACCGGTGCGAACCTGGCCGCCATGTCGCTTGCCTATTTGGCGGATGTGGACCGGGTCGATCCGGGCGATGCCGCCCTCTACGCCGCGCCGATGTCCCATGGGGCGGGGCTCTATGCGCTGGTTCATGTGCTCATGGGCGCGCGCCACGTGATCCCGAATTCCGGCGGCTTCGATCCGGCCGAGATCTTCGATCTCGCCGCCCATCACAACAATGTCTCGATGTTCGCGGCCCCCACCATGGTCAAGCGCATGGTCGAGGCGGCCCGGGTCACGGGGACGACGGGCCACGGCATCAAGACAGTCGTCTATGGCGGCGGGCCGATGTATGTCGCCGACATCAAGGCCGCGCTCGATACCTTCGGCCCGAAGTTCGTCCAGATCTACGGTCAGGGCGAGGCACCCATGGCCATCACCGCCCTCTCGCGCGAGGATATCGCCGAGAGCACCCATCCCGACTGGGACCGCCGGCTGGCATCTGTCGGACGGGCGCAGAGTGTGGGCGCGATCGCGATCCTCGACCCTGATGGCGAGCCCCTGCCACCCGGCGAAACCGGCGAGATCGCGGTCAAGGGCCCCATCGTGATGGCGGGTTACCTCGACGCGCCCGAGGCGAACGCCCGCGCGTTTCGCGACGGTTGGCTCCTGACGGGCGATGTCGGGCACCTTGATCCCGACGGTTACCTGACGCTCCATGACCGGGCCAAGGACATGATCATCTCGGGCGGGTCGAACATCTACCCGCGCGAGGTGGAAGAGGCCCTGCTCACCCACCCCGGCGTCACCGAAGTATCGGTCGTGGGCGAGGCGCATCCGGAATGGGGGGAAATCGTCGTGGCCTTCGTCGTTGGCACCGCCACGCCCGAGGACCTCGACGCCACCTGCACCGCCTCGATCGCGCGGTTCAAGAAGCCCAAACGCTATCTCTTCGTGCCGGAACTGCCAAAGAACAACTACGGCAAGGTGCTCAAGACCGAGTTGCGCGCGATGCTGGAGGACCAAAGGGGCGCCTGA
- the purU gene encoding formyltetrahydrofolate deformylase, whose translation MSKYVLTVTCKSTRGIVAAIANFLATHECNITDSSQFDDFETGKFFMRVSFSSEGGVLRDVLEADFVDVAKPFDMDFSFHDEGEKVKVVIMVSRFGHCLNDLLYRWRIGALPIDIVAVISNHMDYQKVVVNHDIPFHCIKVTKDNKPQAEAQIMQVVEDSGAELIVLARYMQILSDQMCQKMSGRIINIHHSFLPSFKGANPYKQAFERGVKLIGATAHYVTADLDEGPIIEQDIVRITHAQSPDDYVSLGRDVEAQVFARAIHAHIHHRVFLNGNKTVVFPASPGGYASERMG comes from the coding sequence ATGTCCAAATACGTCCTGACCGTCACCTGCAAATCCACGCGGGGGATCGTCGCCGCCATCGCGAATTTCCTCGCGACCCACGAATGCAACATCACCGACTCGAGCCAGTTCGATGATTTCGAGACGGGCAAGTTCTTCATGCGGGTGAGCTTTTCGTCGGAAGGCGGCGTGCTGCGCGATGTGCTCGAGGCCGATTTCGTCGATGTGGCGAAGCCCTTCGACATGGATTTCTCGTTCCACGACGAAGGCGAGAAGGTAAAGGTCGTGATCATGGTGAGCCGCTTCGGTCACTGCCTCAACGACCTGCTTTATCGCTGGCGGATTGGCGCGCTGCCGATCGACATCGTGGCCGTGATCTCGAACCACATGGATTACCAGAAGGTTGTCGTGAACCACGACATTCCGTTCCACTGCATCAAGGTCACGAAAGACAACAAGCCGCAGGCCGAGGCCCAGATCATGCAGGTCGTCGAGGATTCGGGCGCGGAGCTCATCGTGCTCGCCCGCTACATGCAGATCCTTTCGGACCAGATGTGCCAGAAGATGTCGGGCCGGATCATCAACATCCACCACTCGTTCCTGCCCTCCTTCAAGGGGGCGAACCCTTACAAGCAGGCCTTCGAGCGTGGCGTGAAGCTGATCGGGGCGACGGCGCATTACGTGACCGCGGATCTCGACGAAGGTCCGATCATCGAACAGGACATCGTGCGCATCACCCACGCGCAGTCTCCCGACGATTACGTGTCGCTGGGGCGGGACGTGGAAGCACAGGTCTTTGCCCGCGCGATTCACGCCCACATCCACCACCGCGTTTTCCTGAACGGCAACAAGACCGTCGTCTTCCCCGCCTCGCCGGGGGGCTATGCCTCCGAACGGATGGGCTGA
- a CDS encoding GFA family protein codes for MSEIHEGGCQCGSVRYRTTGQPHRTAVCHCRYCQTRTGSAFGVSAYFNGEQVEVRSGELNRYRFTTESGRSFETQFCPTCGTTLFWTLGLWDGVIGVAAGTFDPPSFWFDVTREVFTRSKAPFVTLALAESHETTASYAPVAGDSPRLRGQ; via the coding sequence ATGTCGGAAATTCACGAAGGGGGCTGTCAATGCGGCAGCGTCCGCTACCGCACAACGGGACAGCCCCACAGGACGGCGGTCTGCCATTGCCGCTATTGCCAGACGCGGACGGGCAGCGCCTTTGGCGTCTCGGCCTATTTCAACGGGGAACAGGTCGAGGTGCGCTCGGGCGAACTGAATCGCTACCGGTTCACCACCGAAAGCGGGCGGTCGTTCGAAACGCAGTTCTGCCCCACCTGCGGCACGACCCTGTTCTGGACGCTCGGCCTTTGGGACGGGGTGATCGGGGTTGCGGCGGGCACGTTCGATCCGCCGAGTTTCTGGTTCGATGTCACCAGAGAGGTCTTTACCCGGTCGAAGGCCCCCTTCGTGACACTCGCGCTCGCAGAGAGCCACGAGACGACAGCAAGCTATGCGCCGGTCGCCGGAGACTCGCCTCGACTGCGCGGCCAGTGA
- a CDS encoding helix-turn-helix domain-containing protein has translation MAESQVKTIRALARGLDVLQLLQRSGAMRLQDLHRETGLPKASLLRILKTLMEQGVVWQRMVDGAYLPSHSLAELAGRMDREGALVETAGPVLARLTETIEWPSVLAVPRLTSMEVLETNVTRSYFDHIAVGPVGYQVNILRSASGRAFLSFCEEATRAAMLDALRRSVRKGDRVAHSPAYIDRVLAETRAQGFALRDPDFGGDYDEGRDAVDDGRDSIAVPIRLGSHVPATINITWSKRAYLRDEAVPRLAAPALAAAAEIAARFSG, from the coding sequence ATGGCCGAAAGCCAAGTCAAGACGATCCGGGCACTCGCCCGCGGGCTGGACGTGCTACAGCTCTTGCAGCGTTCGGGCGCGATGCGGCTTCAGGACCTGCACCGCGAGACCGGGTTACCCAAAGCGTCGCTCCTGCGAATCCTGAAGACCCTGATGGAACAGGGCGTCGTCTGGCAACGGATGGTGGACGGGGCCTATCTGCCCTCGCACTCGCTTGCCGAACTTGCCGGCCGAATGGACCGCGAAGGGGCGCTCGTGGAAACCGCAGGGCCGGTGCTGGCCCGGCTGACCGAGACGATCGAATGGCCCTCGGTCCTCGCTGTGCCGAGGCTCACCTCAATGGAGGTGCTCGAAACCAACGTCACACGGTCCTACTTCGACCATATCGCGGTAGGCCCGGTCGGCTATCAGGTCAACATCCTGCGCTCCGCTTCTGGCCGCGCCTTTCTGTCCTTTTGCGAGGAAGCGACCCGCGCGGCGATGCTCGACGCTCTGCGCCGGTCCGTGCGCAAGGGCGACCGTGTGGCCCATTCCCCCGCCTATATCGACCGCGTCCTGGCCGAGACCCGGGCCCAAGGCTTTGCCCTGCGCGACCCGGACTTCGGCGGCGACTACGACGAGGGTCGCGATGCCGTGGACGACGGCCGTGATTCCATCGCCGTGCCGATCAGGCTGGGGTCGCACGTCCCGGCAACGATCAACATCACCTGGTCGAAACGCGCCTACTTGCGTGACGAGGCGGTGCCACGGCTCGCCGCCCCGGCTCTGGCTGCCGCCGCGGAAATCGCAGCGCGGTTTTCGGGGTGA
- the accB gene encoding acetyl-CoA carboxylase biotin carboxyl carrier protein, which yields MSGLTRSDIDDILRLIDASDFDELKLEMGDTKIELRRRGAAAPQAQPAPAPAPQATQPTLEKPPAPVQAPVVASGGGSEVPAPLLGTFYHAPKPGADPFVKPGDRVNPETVIGIIEVMKLMNSVEAGIAGTVIDFVAPNGELVEHGQTLIRIQPD from the coding sequence ATGAGCGGCCTCACGCGCTCCGACATCGACGACATCCTGCGCCTGATCGACGCCTCCGACTTTGACGAGTTGAAGCTGGAGATGGGCGACACGAAGATCGAATTGCGTCGCCGGGGCGCGGCAGCACCGCAGGCCCAGCCCGCTCCGGCCCCTGCCCCACAAGCCACTCAGCCCACATTGGAGAAGCCCCCTGCGCCAGTGCAGGCGCCGGTCGTCGCGTCGGGCGGCGGATCGGAAGTGCCCGCGCCGCTTCTGGGCACCTTCTACCATGCGCCAAAACCCGGGGCCGACCCTTTCGTCAAACCCGGGGACCGTGTGAACCCTGAAACCGTCATCGGCATCATCGAGGTGATGAAGCTGATGAACTCGGTCGAAGCCGGGATCGCGGGCACGGTGATCGACTTCGTCGCGCCCAATGGCGAACTCGTCGAGCACGGTCAGACGCTCATCCGCATTCAGCCGGACTAA